A single region of the Phalacrocorax carbo chromosome 4, bPhaCar2.1, whole genome shotgun sequence genome encodes:
- the SGMS2 gene encoding phosphatidylcholine:ceramide cholinephosphotransferase 2 codes for MNTIETAKLEEHMEGQNNDTSNGYSRPTLSVSEENKNGTSKPKGLSNGLRKTAKKYPDYIQIAMPAESRNKFPLEWWKTGIAFVYALFNLILTTVMITVVHERVPPKELSPPLPDKFFDYIDRVKWAFSVSEINGMILVGLWIFQWLFLRYKSIVGRRFFFIIGTLYLYRCITMYVTTLPVPGMHFQCAPKLNGDSQAKVQRILRLISGGGLSITGSHILCGDFLFSGHTVVLTLIYLFIKEYSPRHFWWYHLICWLMSAAGIICILVAHEHYTIDVIIAYYITTRLFWWYHSMANEKTLKVSSQTNFLSRAWWYPIFYFFEKNVQGSVPCSFSWPISWPPSCFKSSCKKYSRVQKTGEDNEKST; via the exons ATGAATACCATTGAGACAGCAAAGCTTGAAGAACATATGGAGGGTCAAAACAATGACACTTCTAATGGCTACTCAAGACCTACTCTCTCAGTCAGTGAAGAGAACAAAAATGGCACTAGCAAACCAAAGGGCTTGTCTAACGGTTTGcgaaaaacagcaaagaaatatcCTGATTACATCCAGATTGCTATGCCTGCTGAGTCTAGGAACAAATTTCCTCTGGAATGGTGGAAAACAGGCATTGCCTTTGTCTATGCTCTCTTCAACTTGATTCTAACAACTGTCATGATCACTGTGGTCCATGAGAGAGTACCTCCAAAGGAGCTAAGCCCTCCCTTGCCTGACAAATTCTTTGATTACATTGATCGTGTGAAATGGGCTTTTTCTGTATCAGAAATAAATGGAATGATACTAGTTGGATTATGGATATTCCAGTGGTTGTTTCTTAGATACAA ATCAATAGTGGGACGCAGGTTCTTTTTTATAATAGGAACTTTGTATCTGTACCGCTGTATTACTATGTACGTTACCACCTTACCTGTGCCTGGAATGCATTTTCAGTGTGCACCAAAG TTGAATGGAGATTCTCAGGCAAAGGTTCAGAGGATCCTGCGACTGATTTCTGGTGGTGGTCTATCCATAACTGGATCACACATCCTATGCGGAGACTTCCTGTTTAGTGGTCACACTGTGGTATTAACGCTGATCTACCTGTTCATCAAAGAGT ATTCACCACGTCATTTCTGGTGGTATCACTTAATCTGCTGGCTAATGAGTGCTGCTGGAATAATTTGTATCCTTGTTGCTCATGAACACTATACCATAGATGTCATCATTGCTTACTATATCACTACACGGCTTTTCTGGTGGTACCACTCAATGGCTAATGAAAAG ACTTTAAAGGTCTCTTCGCAGACAAATTTTCTCTCTCGAGCATGGTGGTatccaatattttatttctttgagaaGAACGTGCAAGGCTCTGTTCCTTGTAGCTTTTCCTGGCCGATATCTTGGCCTCCTAGCTGCTTCAAATCTTCATGCAAAAAATATTCACGTGTTCAGAAGACAGGAGAAGACAATGAAAAATCTacctga